The sequence TCTCGATCATTAAAAAAGGAAATTAAAATCTACAAGAGTTAAAATATGATATCAATTTTTACTTATGGGGTAAATTTCTAGAGTTGATCTCTAGGCACAAAAATAGAAAAAAATTATTAAAAAAATCAAAATTAAATATATCAAAAATATCACTAAAGTTCGAAGCTAGGTTTTTCCTCAAATAATGACAAATACTTGTCAATGGGATTAATCTTAAAAAAAATAGAAATTAAAAACAGATTCCAAAAAATTGAATCATAAAAATGAAAATAGCATTATAAAATTTAATCCCATGATAAAAAATCAAAAAGACAACATACGTTTAAACTTCATTAGATATCAAAGAGGTCATGGAGTTCATTCAAAATGAAGAGCCAGAAATTACTAAACCAATTATCATAGCTGCAATGCAAGACATGGGAAATGTCGGGAGCATAGTTGTAAATTTTATCAATGACTCACTTAGAACAAAAACATTCAGAACGGCAAAAACTCCATTTCCAACATATATTGTTGATAGAGGAGGATACGTGGATATTCCTGATGAAAAGTGGGAATACAGATACACGGAGGATTTGATTGTTTTTGGCGGAGGTAAAGGACAACCACAAAGCAATAATGAACTAAATGAATTATGTCAAGACGTCATAGATACTGCAAAAAAATATTCTGCAAAATTTATCTACACGTTAGGAGGATTCCATACTAATAGAATTTTCAATAATGAACCCAAAACATACATCACTACGACATCAAGGGAGCTGACAAAACAGATGGAGGGGTTAAACGTAGAAACCACCCCTCAAAAATCAATTATTACAGGTTTTAATGGATTGATTCTAGGATTTGCAAAAATGAATAAAATTCAAGGAATAGGAATGTATGGCGAACTAAATGAACCTGAAATACCACAATATAGATCAGCAATTAGCATCATCAAAACCATAGAAAAATTGACATATAGAAAATTAGGGGATACAAGTCAATTAGAAATTATGGCCCAAGAGATTGAAAGAAAATTTAAAAATTAAATTTAATGGGATTTCCCTACTTCATGAGCCTCTGTATTTTCATCATGGCAATCACAGCTACAAAGATGAGTCTTGTGATTATTCATACAATCAATGCATTCAAAATGCTTCCTAGTTTCACATGCTGCACAAATCATCCTAGTATCACTAAGAAATAGGAGGATTTGAATTTTTTCTATTTTACAGTCTTAATACAGGACTTCGCTTCGTTCAAGTAGATCATTTGTCAAATCCATGTATCCTTGCGGATCAAGTTCCTTAGCAAATCCTTTGTCGATATTAATTAGATATATTGAATGAAGATGAGCATTCAAAATATCATCATATTCTATTGGCGGATTTTTGTAGTACCGATCACAAAGATCTTTAATCCTCTGCACATCTTCTTTTTTTCGTGCATTTGGAGGCAATAGAAATATTTTAGAAATAGGCAACAAGCCCACTACAGGAGTTGCCAGAGAGAACTTTGAGCAGTATTGGCTATATCTGGCAATCTTACTCATAATTCTTGCAGAGAAATAATCTATAGTATCCATAGCATGTTCAGGAGGAGTAAATCCAGTTTCAATTTCAATAATATTATTTCCTCCACCTTTTTTTGCAAAAATATCACAAACAAGAATATCAGAAATATCTTTTTCAACTTCAACAGTAAATCCTCTAGAAATTAGATTACTAGCACAAATTAGCTCTAAAATAGAATGATTGATTTTGACAAGATTTTTCTTATACATCCCAATCAATTGTTTCCCAACATAATTCAGTTTAGAAGCATCGTTTTCTTTTAGATTTTTTGAGAGTTTTTCAGACATTTCAAAAACATCATTGCTGAATTTTTTCAAATCCATGATTTAAGATAGAATAATTTTAATGGTTTAAGAATTAGTAGGGATTGTTAAATTGACCCAGTTTCAATGCTCAAATCAAAGATAATTACTCAATTAAAATTGAAAATTAGCGAATTTTTATTCATACTTTATCTTAACTGCAAAAATCAAAACAAATGCATGTGTATAATGATAAAGCCATAGTAATAGGACTATGCTCGTTTGTAATTTTATTCTCATTTATTCCAACTTCTCAGGCAGTACTTTGGGATTTTATTGTAGAATTAGACATGGAAAAGGGCGCAGTATATGCTGGAGACACAGTGGTTGTGACTGGAAGAGTAGTAGACCACGCATACCATCCTACCAGAGGAGTAGAAGTTTTAGTTAGAACAGGTGCTGATACCACCAAGGCATTTACAAATCCTGATGGGGAATTTAAAGCACAATTTGTAAATTTCCAAAGAATTCCAGGAACATATACCGTTAACGTAGTTGCTTCATGGTATGGCATGACAGGATTATCAAGTACTCA comes from Nitrosopumilus oxyclinae and encodes:
- a CDS encoding PAC2 family protein → MEFIQNEEPEITKPIIIAAMQDMGNVGSIVVNFINDSLRTKTFRTAKTPFPTYIVDRGGYVDIPDEKWEYRYTEDLIVFGGGKGQPQSNNELNELCQDVIDTAKKYSAKFIYTLGGFHTNRIFNNEPKTYITTTSRELTKQMEGLNVETTPQKSIITGFNGLILGFAKMNKIQGIGMYGELNEPEIPQYRSAISIIKTIEKLTYRKLGDTSQLEIMAQEIERKFKN